Proteins co-encoded in one Flavivirga eckloniae genomic window:
- a CDS encoding AraC family transcriptional regulator: MVLDTNLDNSSPFLLWVPYSYLTAVGPLIFFYTRAYTDTGFNISSIHIKHFFPLIAEVGVQIIMIAYGIWNNQLFYNTPLYFYLTPLFYIWTAGSIFYYLRLSLKVINNHEIWVLKNFSNLKEITLKWLRKLIVYYRLLWIVWVPFVTVFLLFFRFQLLHFIIVLILYFLMLVLTYLTFWIGLEGLGRGNFIFINQNRGKTKNKNFTNLTEKNIQDYIERITQLMTVEKIYLNENLNLTEFAWYLKADSNLVSFILNNHLNNNFYDFVNRYRIEEVKNKLNDPTCNHLTLLGIALDSGFNSKTTFNRVFKQVTGSTPTEFQKTIPNKN, translated from the coding sequence ATGGTTCTGGATACTAACCTTGACAATTCCTCACCTTTCTTACTTTGGGTGCCTTATTCGTATCTAACAGCTGTAGGTCCGCTAATCTTTTTTTATACAAGAGCTTATACCGACACAGGTTTCAATATTTCAAGCATACACATTAAACACTTTTTTCCATTAATTGCCGAAGTTGGTGTACAAATAATCATGATAGCATATGGTATTTGGAACAATCAACTCTTTTACAATACACCACTATATTTTTATTTAACACCACTGTTTTATATATGGACGGCTGGTTCTATTTTTTACTATTTGCGTCTCTCTCTTAAGGTTATCAATAATCACGAAATTTGGGTGTTGAAAAATTTCTCTAACCTTAAAGAAATAACGCTTAAATGGTTAAGAAAATTAATTGTTTATTATCGTTTATTATGGATAGTTTGGGTGCCCTTTGTTACTGTGTTTTTATTATTTTTTAGATTTCAGTTACTACATTTTATTATTGTTCTGATACTTTATTTTTTAATGCTTGTTTTAACATACCTTACCTTTTGGATAGGATTGGAAGGTTTGGGACGCGGAAATTTTATCTTTATAAATCAGAATAGAGGGAAAACAAAGAATAAGAATTTCACGAATCTCACAGAAAAAAATATACAAGATTATATTGAAAGAATAACTCAACTTATGACTGTAGAAAAGATATACTTGAATGAAAATTTAAATCTTACTGAGTTTGCATGGTATCTTAAAGCAGACTCCAATCTAGTTTCGTTTATCTTGAATAACCACTTAAATAATAATTTTTACGACTTTGTGAATCGTTATAGAATTGAAGAAGTAAAAAATAAATTGAACGACCCCACTTGTAATCACCTTACCTTATTAGGGATAGCGCTTGATTCTGGTTTCAACTCAAAGACTACATTTAATAGGGTGTTTAAACAGGTTACAGGAAGTACACCCACAGAATTTCAGAAAACTATTCCAAATAAGAATTAA
- a CDS encoding NAD(P)/FAD-dependent oxidoreductase gives MANNNFDVIIVGGSYSGLSAAMALGRSLREVLVIDGGKPCNRQTPHSHNFLTQDGETPKAISDKARQQVEKYKTVVFYDGLAVQGFKTIDGFEITTESNDTFTSKKLIFASGIKDRLPNIKGLSECWGISVIHCPYCHGYEVKHEKTGILGNGEYGFEFSKMISNWTKDLTLFTNGKSTLTKDQAESLQAHNIPIVETEIDSLVHTNGQLKHVVFKEGGTSAVKAMYAKVPFTQNSDIPISLGCELTEHGYITVDSFQRTKVPGLFVCGDSTSFMRSVSNAVTSGSFAGSMANKELIEEEF, from the coding sequence ATGGCAAACAACAATTTTGATGTAATTATAGTTGGAGGTAGTTACTCTGGTCTTTCAGCAGCTATGGCATTAGGGAGATCGTTAAGAGAAGTATTGGTTATCGATGGCGGTAAACCTTGTAACAGACAAACACCACATTCCCACAATTTTTTAACTCAGGATGGAGAAACGCCGAAAGCAATTTCAGATAAGGCCCGGCAACAGGTAGAAAAATATAAAACCGTTGTGTTTTACGATGGTCTTGCTGTTCAAGGGTTCAAGACCATTGACGGCTTTGAAATTACAACAGAATCAAACGATACATTTACATCAAAAAAGTTAATTTTTGCATCGGGAATAAAAGATAGGTTACCCAATATAAAAGGACTTTCGGAATGTTGGGGGATCTCAGTTATTCACTGCCCGTATTGCCATGGGTACGAAGTAAAGCATGAAAAAACGGGTATATTAGGAAATGGAGAATATGGTTTTGAATTTTCTAAGATGATTAGTAATTGGACAAAGGATCTTACTTTATTCACCAACGGAAAATCCACTTTAACGAAAGATCAGGCCGAAAGTTTACAAGCCCATAACATACCCATTGTTGAAACCGAAATTGATAGTTTAGTGCATACAAATGGGCAACTAAAACATGTTGTTTTTAAGGAAGGAGGCACAAGTGCTGTAAAGGCTATGTATGCCAAAGTTCCATTTACTCAAAACTCAGATATTCCCATTAGTTTAGGCTGTGAATTAACAGAGCACGGTTATATTACTGTAGATTCTTTTCAAAGAACAAAAGTACCAGGGTTATTCGTTTGCGGAGATAGTACAAGTTTTATGCGCTCTGTATCAAATGCAGTAACATCGGGATCTTTTGCAGGTTCCATGGCTAACAAGGAATTGATAGAAGAAGAATTTTAA
- a CDS encoding alpha/beta hydrolase family protein: MMKKLILILFTLSAFISNGQIEKSKKEEDLIKKILTDPSSEEIQEVLFDLRKQDLSPKNVVIQDSMQLSNTNILYIISHEVNGSTHYGAVIIPNRDHLKKLPVIVFATGGDGMHNQFDITQDFNHNAAQFPSFLGEELDKEFIVVIPSFRGQQMIIGDKKYQSGGDIGDAFDGATTDALSFLNVSIKTFSQIDASRIAIYGGSRGGAVALLASARDKRIKRAIVVATPTDMKKLYLLYSEQFKLLFFNDLLIGKITEKEARRKFISMSPIHFIKQLPMVQLHHDKNDPFVPVEFAKILIEGMKTDKKTIDSYFYNEGIHGFWNDKNYWKRVQDFIRPLSD; encoded by the coding sequence ATGATGAAGAAACTAATATTAATTCTATTTACACTTTCCGCTTTTATTAGCAATGGGCAAATAGAAAAAAGCAAGAAAGAAGAAGACCTGATAAAAAAAATTTTAACCGACCCTTCTTCCGAAGAAATACAAGAAGTCCTTTTTGATCTCAGAAAGCAAGACCTATCTCCTAAAAATGTTGTTATTCAAGACTCAATGCAACTTTCAAATACAAATATACTATACATAATATCTCATGAAGTAAATGGTAGCACACATTATGGAGCAGTGATTATTCCAAATCGAGATCATCTCAAAAAGTTGCCAGTAATTGTCTTTGCAACTGGAGGAGATGGTATGCACAATCAATTTGATATCACTCAAGATTTTAATCATAATGCAGCCCAGTTTCCGAGTTTCTTAGGAGAAGAACTTGATAAGGAATTTATTGTTGTAATACCATCATTTAGAGGGCAACAAATGATAATTGGGGATAAAAAATATCAATCTGGAGGAGACATTGGAGATGCATTTGATGGAGCAACAACCGATGCACTATCATTTTTAAATGTTAGTATAAAAACATTCAGTCAGATAGATGCAAGCCGCATAGCAATTTATGGAGGAAGCAGAGGGGGAGCAGTAGCACTGTTAGCCTCTGCACGAGATAAGCGGATAAAAAGAGCGATTGTAGTTGCGACGCCTACAGATATGAAAAAGTTATATTTATTATATTCAGAACAGTTTAAATTGTTGTTTTTTAATGATTTATTAATTGGAAAGATAACAGAAAAGGAGGCCAGAAGAAAGTTTATATCTATGTCTCCAATCCACTTCATTAAACAATTACCCATGGTACAACTACATCATGATAAAAATGATCCATTTGTACCTGTAGAATTCGCAAAAATACTAATAGAAGGTATGAAAACAGATAAAAAAACTATTGATTCTTATTTTTATAATGAAGGAATTCATGGATTCTGGAATGACAAAAACTATTGGAAGCGAGTACAAGATTTTATTCGACCATTGTCTGATTAG
- a CDS encoding Fur family transcriptional regulator: MKRRKTASQEEILSILKDSNSALNHEMLQGKLSSKIDRATIYRVLNRFSEDGLVHKIIGDDGKQYFALCLNCDKEKKQHTHNHFHFKCLTCGKVECLKNEIDVSLPKGYTSETFNGLISGYCSECS, from the coding sequence ATGAAAAGAAGAAAAACTGCATCGCAAGAAGAAATTTTAAGCATCTTAAAAGATTCAAATTCTGCTTTAAATCATGAGATGTTACAAGGCAAATTAAGTTCGAAAATTGATCGGGCAACTATTTACCGTGTTCTAAACAGATTTAGTGAGGATGGACTGGTACATAAGATTATTGGTGATGATGGCAAGCAGTATTTTGCCCTTTGTTTAAATTGTGATAAAGAAAAAAAGCAACATACACATAACCATTTCCATTTTAAGTGCCTTACATGTGGAAAAGTAGAGTGCCTAAAAAATGAAATAGATGTTTCACTACCCAAAGGTTATACCTCTGAAACTTTTAATGGATTAATATCTGGTTATTGTAGTGAGTGTTCTTAG